The proteins below are encoded in one region of Candidatus Poribacteria bacterium:
- a CDS encoding ankyrin repeat domain-containing protein — MEFTIFGRTPLHRAIEEKALDTVEILINFKDETGKTSLHRAVENNSS; from the coding sequence ATAGAATTTACTATATTTGGGCGTACGCCTTTACACCGAGCTATAGAGGAAAAGGCCCTTGATACAGTGGAGATTTTGATTAACTTCAAGGATGAAACGGGTAAAACTTCGCTGCATCGTGCAGTAGAGAACAATAGCAGCTGA